The following are from one region of the Aquirufa lenticrescens genome:
- a CDS encoding hydroxypyruvate isomerase family protein, translating to MNRRDFASILGASLMIPSFSKGSTLALEKPFELNYAPHFGMFKNHAGPNELDQLQFMYDQGFTALEDNELMERPVALQEKIGEKLAKLNMKMGVFVIKFDGFFDKQTMTTGKKEWTDLFLASCRKAVETSKRVNAKWATVVPGNFTRDLPMGIQTGNVIDNLKRAVEILEPAGLTMVLEPLSDNSDLFLRYSDQTYSICRAVSSPSCKILFDMYHMQRNEGNLIANMDKCWDEIAYLQIGDNPGRKEPTTGEVNYQTIFRHLKQKGYSGVLGMEHGNSKPGKEGELALIDAYRKSDV from the coding sequence ATGAATCGCCGTGATTTTGCCTCCATCTTGGGAGCTAGTTTAATGATTCCCTCCTTTTCAAAAGGATCTACATTGGCTCTCGAAAAGCCATTTGAACTGAACTATGCCCCCCATTTTGGGATGTTCAAAAACCACGCTGGACCTAATGAACTGGATCAACTGCAGTTTATGTATGACCAAGGGTTCACAGCTTTAGAGGATAACGAACTAATGGAGAGACCGGTGGCTTTACAAGAGAAAATCGGGGAAAAATTAGCCAAGCTCAACATGAAAATGGGCGTTTTCGTCATCAAATTCGATGGCTTCTTTGATAAGCAGACCATGACAACAGGCAAAAAGGAATGGACCGATTTATTCCTGGCTTCTTGCAGAAAAGCGGTAGAAACTTCGAAGCGAGTGAATGCAAAATGGGCGACGGTGGTTCCTGGTAATTTCACTCGTGATCTTCCGATGGGAATTCAAACGGGCAATGTGATCGACAACCTGAAACGCGCGGTTGAAATCCTAGAACCTGCTGGCTTAACCATGGTTTTAGAACCATTGAGCGACAATTCAGACTTATTTTTGCGCTATTCAGATCAAACTTACAGCATTTGCCGTGCGGTGAGCTCCCCTTCCTGCAAGATCCTGTTCGATATGTACCATATGCAGCGAAATGAGGGTAATCTGATCGCCAATATGGACAAATGCTGGGATGAAATTGCCTATTTACAAATAGGCGATAATCCAGGTCGAAAAGAACCTACTACGGGAGAGGTGAATTACCAAACTATTTTCAGACACTTAAAACAAAAAGGATATTCGGGCGTTTTGGGGATGGAACACGGAAATTCTAAGCCGGGAAAGGAAGGAGAACTCGCTTTAATCGATGCATATCGCAAATCCGACGTCTAA